GAGGCGGATCAAGGCCGTAGATGGTCCTGACACACCTTGATCACCGCCGCGGGCGAAGCTGGTACCGGGCTGTTGCGGATGGAGGCGCCAGAAGCTGGGTGCTCGACCGGGAGGCGGTGAAGGGGCTTCGCTTCCTGGCCGGCCCGAACCTCGGGCTGCCGCGCCCGCTCGGTGAAGCGGAACAGAGGCTTCTGGACGAGGCGGAGCGCGCCAGCGCCCGGCGGCGCGCCCTGCACCTCCTGGCGCACCGCGGGCGCAGCGTCGCCGAATTGCGCCGGCTCCTCGGGACCTGGCCCTTCAATGCCTCCGCCGTGGAGGACGCGGTGCAGTGGGCTGGCGAGCTGGGCTACCTGGACGACCGTGCCCTGGCGCGGGACATCGTGGGGGTCAGCCTAGCGCGTGGGGGTGCCGGCCGCCAGGAACTCGTCGCGCGAATCGAGAGCCGGGGGGTAGACCGGGAGGTTGCCGTCGAGGCGGTGGAGGAGGGCTACCCGCAGGAAGAGGAGCAGCGGAAAGCCACAGAGCTTGCACGGCGCCACGTGCGCTCCCTGGAGCCGCTCCCTTCGGAACAGAAGGTGGCGCGTCTTTACCGCTACCTGGCGCGCCGCGGATTCGAGGACGAGGTGGTGCGCCACGCGCTATGCGCCGTCCTCGGCCCGGAAGCCCGCAGGTGGCTCGAAGCGCCGTAGCCGCGTTGACAGGGTCTTCAATCGGGGGCTAAAATAGCGCTTGAGGCCAAGCGGGTTTCCGCATTTGCTGCGGATTGCCGCCCCTCAAGAAAAGATGCCTGCCGGCAGCCGAGTGGGTATCCCTCTCGGCTTTTTGTCCATTCGGGGTGATCGGTGGGCGCCGGCAGGGCTTCCCCATAGGCGCCGGCCACCTGTTGCCTTCCGTACGGCCGGCTGCCAGAAGCATGCACCTTGACAAGTGAAGGGGGTGTCGCGGATCGCCGCGTTCGTTTACGGCTTGTTCGCGCTCATGCTGGCCGCCGGCTTCACCGCCGGGTACCTGGCCAGGCAGATCCTGGCCGAATCCCGGATCGGAGGTGCGCAGGCACGGGCCAAGGCCATCCTCGATGAGGCGGTTCGGACGGCCGAGGCCAGGAAACGTGAAGCGGTCCTGGAGGCCAAAGAGGAAGCGCACCGGCTTCGGACGGAGGCCGAACGGGAGATCCGCCACGAGCGCAACGAACTGCAGCAGTTTGAGCGGCGGCTGCTTCAGCGCGAAGAGGCGCTCGAGCGGAAACTGGAGAGCCTGGAGCAGCGTGAGGAGATCCTGGCGAGGAAAGCTCAGGCTCTCGATATCGCCACCGCGGAGGCGCAGGAACTGGTCAAGCGGCGCCGCGCCGAGTTGGAGCGGGTCGCCGGGATGACCACCGATGAGGCTCGCCAGCATCTGCTCCAGGAAGTGGATCAGGAGATCCAGCGTGACGTTGCCCGCATGTTGCGTGAGGCCGAGGAGAAGGCACGGGAAGAGGCCGACCGGAAGGCCAAGGAGATCATCGCTCAGGCCATCCAGCGGTGTGCCGTGGACCATGTGGCCGAGATCACCGTCTCGGTGGTGAACCTTCCCAACGACGAGATGAAGGGCCGGATCATCGGGCGAGAGGGCCGCAACATCCGCACGCTCGAAACGCTCACCGGCATTGACCTCATCATTGACGACACGCCCGAGGCGGTGATCCTGTCAGGTTTCGACCCCGTGCGGCGAGAGGTTGCACGGCTGGCTCTGGAACGGCTGGTGGCAGACGGCCGGATTCACCCGGCCCGGATTGAGGAGATGGTGGAGAAGGCCCAGAAGGAGGTCGACACCATCGTCCGGGAGTACGGGGAGCAGGCCGCGTTCGAGGCCAAGGTCCACAACCTGCATCCGGAACTGATCAAGCTGCTGGGCAGGTTGAAGTTCCGCACCAGCTACGGGCAGAACGTACTGAAGCACTCACTGGAAGTTGCCCATCTGGCAGGCCTGATGGCGGGCGAACTCGGAGCCAACGTCGAGATCGCGCGGCGGGCCGGGCTGTTGCACGACATCGGCAAGGCCGTCACGCACGAAGTGGAAGGTAGCCACCTCCAGATCGGAATGGAGCTGCTCCGGCGCTACCGCGAGTCGCCCGAGGTCGTCCACGCCATGTCGTGCCATCACGGGGACTACGAGCCGCGGACCGTGGAGGCGGTGCTGGTCACGGCGGCCGACACCATCTCGGCAGCACGGCCCGGCGCCCGGCGGGAGACCCTGGAGTCGTACATCAAACGGCTGGAGAAGCTGGAGGCCATCGCGGACTCCTTCGATGGAGTCGACAAGGCGTATGCGATCCAGGCCGGCCGGGAGATCCGGGTTATCGTCAAGCCCGAGCGGGTGGACGACGGTACGGCTGCCAGGCTCGCCAAGGAGATCAGCAAGCGGATCGAGCAGGAGCTGGAGTACCCCGGGCAGATCAAGGTAACCGTGATCCGGGAGACCCGCGCAGTGGAGTATGCTCGCTGAACAGCGCGCGGCAATGGAAGGGAGCCCACCGTTCAAAGAGACGGTGGGCTCCTTTGCTTTGCGGGGCCTGCGGATGGCCCCTCTAATTCCCTACACGCCACCGTCAAGGATTCCATCGAGCACTGCCGAAGCCTCTGCTAACAGGGGTTTGGGGAGCAGGGGCATGCAACCCTCACGAAGGTACGCTGACGCAAGCTTTCTCACGTTTCTCCTGCGGCGGTACAGTGCCATCATCGCGGTGCGGTGCCTCGCTCCGGACCGCCTTATCGAGTTCACCTTCGTGGCGGAAGGCAGGATCGGCGCCGGCGAGTTCATGCGCCTCAGGACACTGATGGGCCAGGGGCTGGAGGCGCTGGCGGCACTGACCGGACAGAAGGCCGGGCGCTTCCGGATCCGGCGCACCTTCTTCGAAGGCTACACCCAGTTGATCATGCAGCGGGACCTGGATACCCTATCCGTGCAGGAAGTTGCCGTAATGGTTGGCCTGGTGCGCCAGGTGCTGGGGCCCCGTGTCGTGGCCGAGGCGACGGCCGGTGGGCTGGGGCCGGCTCAGGACGACGACCAGGATGACAGCCCCGAGACCTTGAGGCGCCTTTTGCAGGCGCTCAAGCGCAAGAGGAGCGCCCGGGTTCTGATCGGGCTTCGCCACAGCGGGCAGCCCCTCGTCTACAACCAGGTCTCCGGGCACCTGGCCGCATCCCGCTCGAGGCAGCACTGAAAGGCCTGCAGGCTACGGGCTGTCCCACGAAGCCACGGAGGTCTTCATGCGCATCCTTCTCATCGGTGACGTGGTGGGGCGGCCGGGGCGCCGCGCCCTGCGCGAGCTGCTCCCGGCCGTGATGGCCGAGTCCGGCGCCGACTTCGTGGTGGCGAACGGCGAAAACGCGGCGGGCGGGTTCGGTGTCACCCGCAAGACGGTTCAGGAACTCCTGGATGCAGGCGTGGACGTCGTCACCACGGGCAATCACGTCTGGGATCGCAAGGAGATCCTGGAGTTCATCGACGAAGTGCCGCAGCTCCTGCGCCCGGCCAACTTTCCCCCCGGGACACCGGGCACCGGCTACGTGGTGGCTCGTAGCCGCCGCTCGGGTGAGAGCGTCGCGGTCATCAACCTCATGGGCCGTACGTTCATGGGGGCGCTCGATTGCCCGTTTCGGACGGCCGACCGCCTCATCGAGGAGGTGGCCGCCCATGC
The nucleotide sequence above comes from Bacillota bacterium. Encoded proteins:
- a CDS encoding RecX family transcriptional regulator, translating into MVLTHLDHRRGRSWYRAVADGGARSWVLDREAVKGLRFLAGPNLGLPRPLGEAEQRLLDEAERASARRRALHLLAHRGRSVAELRRLLGTWPFNASAVEDAVQWAGELGYLDDRALARDIVGVSLARGGAGRQELVARIESRGVDREVAVEAVEEGYPQEEEQRKATELARRHVRSLEPLPSEQKVARLYRYLARRGFEDEVVRHALCAVLGPEARRWLEAP
- the rny gene encoding ribonuclease Y, which translates into the protein MLAAGFTAGYLARQILAESRIGGAQARAKAILDEAVRTAEARKREAVLEAKEEAHRLRTEAEREIRHERNELQQFERRLLQREEALERKLESLEQREEILARKAQALDIATAEAQELVKRRRAELERVAGMTTDEARQHLLQEVDQEIQRDVARMLREAEEKAREEADRKAKEIIAQAIQRCAVDHVAEITVSVVNLPNDEMKGRIIGREGRNIRTLETLTGIDLIIDDTPEAVILSGFDPVRREVARLALERLVADGRIHPARIEEMVEKAQKEVDTIVREYGEQAAFEAKVHNLHPELIKLLGRLKFRTSYGQNVLKHSLEVAHLAGLMAGELGANVEIARRAGLLHDIGKAVTHEVEGSHLQIGMELLRRYRESPEVVHAMSCHHGDYEPRTVEAVLVTAADTISAARPGARRETLESYIKRLEKLEAIADSFDGVDKAYAIQAGREIRVIVKPERVDDGTAARLAKEISKRIEQELEYPGQIKVTVIRETRAVEYAR
- a CDS encoding TIGR00282 family metallophosphoesterase, yielding MRILLIGDVVGRPGRRALRELLPAVMAESGADFVVANGENAAGGFGVTRKTVQELLDAGVDVVTTGNHVWDRKEILEFIDEVPQLLRPANFPPGTPGTGYVVARSRRSGESVAVINLMGRTFMGALDCPFRTADRLIEEVAAHARVVLVDFHAEATAEKVAMGWYLNGRVSAVFGTHTHVPTADERLLPAGTAYITDLGMTGPHDSIIGMEREGVLRHMLSALPHRFEVAPGRVRMDMALVEVDARTGRALSIERICRFSDMASSNTAAQDE